AACGATTGGAAGTGGATGGTAGTTATTTGCCCCGTATGTGTCTGTAAGTTCGATAATATCCTTAGTTTGAATCATGATTGTTCCCCCTTTTGTTATTACAAGAAGTTTGTAAATACTCTAAATATTATAGCATTTAAATGTAAAAAAGCGAAACATTTCCTGAAAATAAATGAACATGTTATCATATAGAGTGAAAAAGTGTGAAAAGAGGAGGCAGGGATACGATGGTACATATGCATATTACAGCATGGGCGTTAGGATTAATTTTATTCTTCGTTGCGTATTCACTTTATTCAGCAGGAAGAAAAGGTAAAGGTGTACATATGGGGCTTCGCCTTATGTACATTATCATTATTGTGACAGGTTTCATGTTGTACATGAGTATTGTGAAGACGGCAACAGGTAGCATGCACATGTGGTACGGCATGAAAATGTTAGCTGGTATTTTAGTTATCGGTGGTATGGAAATGGTTCTTGTAAAAATGAGCAAGAACAAGGCAACAGGGGCAGTTTGGGGATTATTTATTGTCGCGCTAGTAGCGGTATTTTATCTTGGATTGAAATTACCAATTGGCTGGAAAGTATTTTAATTAAAAATAAAACCACCTTATGATCTCAAATGTTTGGGAGATAAGGTGGTTTTTTTATTTTATGTCGCATCGAGATGCAACTCTTCTCCGTTTACTTTCGTAAATCGTAAAATATTTTTATTAGAGGAAGAGTGGCGTACGAAATGATGCTGCAATGTACAAATCATTTCGTCGTTATCGAACAAAAGAATATTTACTCCTTCGCATGCTTCATCTTTCGGCAAGAATGATAAATAATTATGACAATACATGCAATCATATAAAGAGTAATTAAGTGATTGCAATGATTCGGTTAATAATGTAAAGACAGAGTCAGGTAATTCCTCAAGCCATTCATTATAGCTAAGAAGTAATTTTTTTCGAATTCGTATCATTTCCCCGTTTTGGAGAGAATGTTGTTCATTTGCAATTTGTAATATGTCTTGTTCATAAAAACGAGCTGGTAGCCAATTGTTGTTATATAAAATTTCAAAACCATCTTCAGCAATATCTTCTAATAGAAAAGCTTCATCATTTTCATCATCAAAGAATACCCATTCATTGTTTATATATTCGACATTACCGACTGTATGAGCGCGCGGTTGGTTATACAAAATATGTTTGCGTTGTACCATAGTTCATTTCTCCTTTTATAGAAATAGTTATTCTTGTTATGGACAGTTCGTACGTTCTTTATAACTAGACACACCTAAAGAGAGGTGGGCATACAATAAAACACGCTTTACACTGTGAAACTGCTATTCCATATATGGATAGTTAGTTATCGTCAAGTTTGTTGTTTTTATGTATCCGCACTCATAGGGTGGGGATTACTGCACGTTCAGAAACAGATATTAGATTAGGAAGGATGATTTTATGTGCGGGATTACAGGATGGGTGGATTATAAACGCTCATTAGAAGGGGAAAGGGACATCGTGACGAAGATGGCGGAAACGCTAGCGAAACGCGGTCCGGATGATAATAAAGTTTGGATTAAAGGGAACGTCGCATTTGGGCATAAACGGTTAATCGTTGTAGATCCTGAAGGTGGTAAACAACCCATGACTTGTTTGAAAGATGAAACTAGTTATGCGATTTGCTATAACGGAGAGCTCTACAATACAGAAGATATTCGCAAAGAGTTATTAAGAAGAGGTTATACATTTAAAGGGCATTCCGATACAGAAGTACTATTGGCCTCTTATATTGAATGGAAAGAAGAATGTGTTGATCATTTAAACGGCATATATGCGTTTGCAGTATGGGATGAGAAAAATGAACGAGTCTTTATTGCGAGAGATAGATTAGGTGTAAAACCGCTTTTTTATAAATATGATAGCGGACGATTATTATTTGGTTCAGAATTAAAAGCGATACTAGCGCATCCAGATGTGAAGGCGGAAGTAACGTTAGAGGGATTATCGGAAATATTCGGCCTTGGCCCATCTAGAACACCTGGTCACGGTATATATGCTGGTATTCAAGAACTGCGTCCGGGTCATGCGATGACGTTCTCAAAAGACGGTTTATGCATATGGAGATATTGGAATGTGGAAAGTAAAAAACATGAAGATTCATTTGAAGAAACAGTAGAGAAAACTCGTTTTTTATTACAAGATGCGATTACGAGACAATTAGTTTCTGACGTACCACTATGCGCTTTTTTATCAGGCGGTGTAGATTCAAGTGCTATAACAGCAATAGCTGCAAAAGAGTATGAAAGATCAGGAAAAGGGCAATTACACACGTATTCTGTTGACTATGAAGATAACGAAAAATACTTTAAAGCGAATGCGTTTCAGCCGAATTCAGATGCTCCATTTATTAATTTAATGACAGAGACATTTCAAACAATCCATCATCGCTGCGTTATTTCAAATGAACAACTAGCACAGTATTTAACAGAAGCAGTACTCGTTCGTGATTTGCCTGGTATGGCAGATATTGATTCGTCATTATTATGGTTTTGCCGTGAAATAAAACAAGATTTCGTCGTCGGTTTATCTGGAGAATGTGCAGATGAAATATTCGGTGGTTATCCGTGGTTTTATAGAGAAGATGATTTACAATCAAGTGCATTTCCGTGGATGCGTTCTACAGAAGCGCGTGAACAACTTCTAAAGAAAGAATGGAGAAATAAATTAAATTTACAACAATATGTGCAACAACGCTATGAAGAATCCATTCAAGAAGTTCCTATTTTAGAGGGAGAAAGCCCATTAGAAGCGAAGAGACGACAATTATTTTATTTAAACATGGTATGGTTTATGACAACATTATTAGACAGAAAAGACCGTATGAGTATGGGGGCAAGCTTAGAAGTACGCGTTCCATTTGCGGACCACCGACTTGTCGAATATGCGTGGAATATTCCTTGGGAAATGAAAATGTATAAAAACCGCGAAAAAGGTCTATTGCGTAAGGCGTTAGAAGGATTACTTCCAAATGATATATTGTATCGAAAGAAAAGCCCGTATCCGAAAACACATAATCCGCACTATACGAAAGCAGTCACAGTATGGCTCCAAGATTTATTAACGGATAAAGGCTCAATTTTGCATGAATTGTTCGATAAGGAGCAATTGAGCGGGTTGATTGAGTCGGGCGGAAGTGCATTCCGAACGCCATGGTTTGGTCAATTAATGACAGGGCCTCAACTTTTAGCTCATTTAGCACAAATTCATGTTTGGTTTAAAGAGTATGGGGTGAATATAAAAGAATAGGGAAAAGGGCGGCTTGCAAATTGTTGTGAGCTGCTTTTTTATTAAATTAATTATCATATAAAATTCAAAATTATATTAGAAATAATACTTATTTATAATTATTATTTTGACGTATTTATTATTGCTTGTTATACTTGAAAACAAATGTTCTTGAAAAAGATTCTCATTTCAAAAATTGAGTTGTCATATAGATGACGAATAAGAAAATAGGTTTGCTTGTGATGGTGTATGGAACGCCAGAGTCATTAGGTGATGTAGAGGTGTATTATACTCACCTTCGTCACGGGCATAAGCCGTCTGAAGAAGCACCCCAAGAGTTAATCGAACGGTATAAAGCAATTGGTGGAATTTCACCGCTTGCGAAAATAACGAAAGAGTAGGCGCATAAATTAACAGATTCAATGAATAAAATGTTTACAGAGTATGAATTTGTTTGTTACCTAGGTTTAAAGTGCATTGCCCTATTTAGAAGTTTTATCCCGCTATTTGTGGGCAATAAAACTCCCACCTCAAAATTCAGCTGGAGAAAAGAAGTTAGGTGGGAGTAGGCTGTCCGTAACTCCCCACTGATTAAAGTTTCACTTTATATGACAACCATTATGAATGTAAAGTTGTAACTGATGAATTAAATGCCGCATATTTTAGACCGAATATGCTCAATGCACAATCTGTATTTATCGATTGTTTAACTGGAGTTGTTTCCAAAAAAAATGAAGGAAATAGTTGACAAGGATTTAGTTTATAATAATTTTAAATAAATAATAATTACTGTGAAAGAAAGAGGAGGATCCCCCTTGATGAATCCAAATAATCGCTTAACAACAAACCAAGGTGCTCCAGTTGGAGACAACCAAAATTCTCGTACAGCTGGTCGCCGTGGACCGGTATTGTTAGAAGACTATCATTTAGTAGAAAAACTTGCACACTTTGATCGTGAACGTATTCCAGAGCGTGTTGTGCATGCACGTGGTGCAGGTGCTCACGGTGTATTCGTAACGAAAAACAGCATGAAGCAATATACGAAAGCGGCTTTTTTACAAAATGAAGGAACTGAAACGCCTGTATTCGTTCGTTTTTCAACGGTTATTCATGGTCAAGGTTCTCCTGAGACAGCTCGTGATCCGCGCGGGTTCGCTGTTAAATTTTATACAGAAGAAGGAAACTACGATATCGTAGGTAACCATTTACCAGTGTTCTTCATTCGTGACGCAATTAAATTCCCTGACATGGTGCATTCTTTAAAACCAGCACCTGATACAAATGTTCAAACGCCAGATCGTTACTGGGATTTCATGACGTTAACTCCAGAATCTACACATATGATGACATGGGTATTTTCTGATTATGGTACACCGGCAAACTATCGCGAAATGGAAGGTTTCGGTGTCCATTCATTTAAATGGATTAATGCAGAAGGTAAAATTGTTTACATTAAATATCACTGGAAGCCACAGCAAGGTGTACGTAATTTAAGTGCAAAAGAAGTGCAAGAAGTACAAGGAAAAGACTTCAATCATGCAACTCGTGACTTATTCGACGCGATTGAAAAAGGAAATTATCCGAAGTGGGATCTACACGTACAAGTGATGCAATTAGATGAAACGGATTCTTTAGATTTCGATCCACTAGATCCAACGAAAGTATGGCCAGAAGATCGCTTCCCGTTAATTGAAGTAGGGACAATGACGTTAAATCGTAATCCGAAAAACTTCTTCGCGGAAGTAGAGCAAGTAGCGTTCTCTCCAAGTGCAACTGTAACTGGTATTGAACCATCTGAAGATAAATTATTACAAGGTCGTTTATTCTCTTACCCAGATACGCAGCGTTATCGCCTTGGTGCAAACTATTTACAAATTCCTGTAAACTGCCCGTACGCAGCTGTTCGTAACCAACAACGTGATGGTGCGATGCAAGTGGATCAAAACCCATCTACAATCAACTATGAACCGAGTCGCCATACTGAAAATCCGGTTGAAGATCCAGCTTACCGCGATTCAACTATGAAAGTAGAAGGCTACGTATCTCGTGAAAAAATTGAGAAACCAAATGACTTCAAACAAGCGGGTGAGCGTTACCGTTCATTCTCTAAAGAAGAGCAAGATAACTTAATTGCAAACTTAACAAATGACTTAAAAGACGTAAATGAACGCACGAAATTACTAGCTGTTTGTAACTTCTTCCGTGCAGATCAAGAGTACGGTATGCGTTTAGCGCAGGCATTAAATGTTGATATTACGCAATATGTAGGGAATACTCCGAAATAAATAGGAAAAGACGACTGGAAGAATTTTCGGTCGTCTTTTTATTTTACTTGTAGCGTTAGGGGGTATTCTTCGCTTTTGTCATGTCGACATTTGTTGGTAAATCGATATATTAAAAAAACGTTGATATATTCACGAAATACAGGGTGGGGTATGCCGTCCAGTGCGATAAAAAAGAGATGGAATCTACTATTAATAGATTCCATTTCTTTTTATTTAATTTACTCGTTCAGTATACTCATAAGCTTTCTCGCCGTGCATCGAAATATCAAGCCCCATTTGTTCTTCATGCTCATCGACGCGAACAGGGAGGAAAAAGTTAATGGCTTTAATAATGGCGTACGTCATTATGATCGTGAATGCATATGTTGCCCCGATCGCTACAAGTTGTTTGAAAAGAAGTGCAGCATTCCCGTAAAATAATCCGTTAGCGCCATCACCGTTTACAGTAGTAGTTGCAAATAGTCCAGTTGCAATACCGCCCCAAGTTCCTCCGATGCCGTGGCATCCAAATGCATCGAGTGTATCGTCGTATCCGAATTTGTTTTTTAAGAAGAAGACAGCGCCGAAGCATAATATACCGCCAATTGCTCCGATAAGAAGAGCGGAGAAAGGTGTAACGAATCCGCAAGCTGGCGTAATTGCGACTAAACCAGAAACAACCCCGCAAGCAGCTCCCATCGCAGTCGGCTTTGATTGGAAGAACCATTCAGAAAGCATCCAAGTTAGAGCTGAGGCAGCGGCGGCTATATTTGTATTAATAAATGCAGTTAAAGCTACGTCATTTAAAGATAATGCACTACCGACGTTAAAACCGAACCAGCCGAACCAGAGTAAGCCTGCGCCTAACATTGTAAATGGTAAATGATGAGGAGAGGTACCGCTTATGTTTTTTCGTTTTCCTAGGAAGATAGCTAATACGAGACCGGCAACGCCAGATGTGATATGAACGACATTACCGCCAGCGAAGTCTAATGCGCCGAGTTCTCTCAGCCATCCGCCAACGCCCCATACCCAATGAGCGACAGGATTGTAAACGATTGTTGTCCAAAGAAGGATAAAAATAAGAAAGGCAGAAAATCGCATTCTTTCGGCGAATGCCCCTGAAATTAAAGCGGGAGTTAAAATAGCGAACATGAGTTGGAACATCATAAATAAATTGTGAGGAATAGTAGATGAGTAGTCTGGGTTTGGTGCGTAGGTAACTCCGTTTAGACCGAACCAATCGAGATTGCCGATAAGTCCGTGCCAATCTGGTCCGAATGATAAAGAATAACCGATAACAATCCATTGAATCGAAACGATAGCCATTGCGCTATAACTGTGCATGGTCGTGCTGAGTACGTTTTTACTGCGAACCATACCCCCGTAAAAAAGTGCTAATCCTGGTGTCATCAACATGACCATTACTGTGGTTACAAAAATAAAAACTGTATCTCCCGTATTCATTCTCTCTCCTCCTATGATGTTAGAAAAAATAACATCGACTTGTTATGTTTCATATCATATTCGAAATAAAAAGAAAAATCAACTAAAAATTCAGAAAACTTTTCAAGTTATGTTAGAAAACCTAACATTAGGTATTTTGGAGGAATAAAATCAACGTATGCGATTTGTTCTGAAAATTGGTATAATATTCTTACAATTGGAAGTTTGGGGGATGCGTGTGAAAAAAATATGGACTAAGGAACTATTCATTTGTTTTTGTTTAGCTGTTATTTTGTTTGTACCAGTACATACTTTTGCGGAAGAAAAAAGGGAATGGCGAGATGAAGTTATATATTCCATTATGACTGATCGCTTTAATAACGGAGAACCGAAAAATGACAAACAGTTAGACGTTGGTAATTTAGAAGGGTATCAGGGCGGAGATATAAGAGGGATTATAAAAAGATTGGACTACATAAAAGAAATGGGATTTACTACTATTATGCTTTCTCCGCTTTTTGAAAGTGAAAAGTATGATGGATTAGGCGTTCAAAACTTTCAAAAAGTAAATGAACATTTCGGAACAGAAAATGATGTGAAAGAACTTGTAAATGAGGCTCATCAAAAAGGAATGAAAGTTGTCTTTCAATTTCCGTATGAAGAAAATGAACAAAGATTAATAGACTCGATGAAATGGTGGATAAAGGAAGTCGATTTAGACGGAAGTTATGTGATACATAGTGAAAAAAAGCCGCGTACTTTTTGGGATGAAGTGCAAAAGGATTTGCAGAAGGTAAAGAAAGATTTTCGCATTATGACAAAGGAAGATAATGAGTACTATAAAAAAATAGTAGAGTCATTTTCAAAAGCAGATATGTCTGTGAAACCTTTATATGATGTGAGCGGAAGAGAAGAGGAATTCGCTACGTTTTTAGATAATCAAGAAACAAAGCGATTTGCGCGTATTGCAAAAGAAAATATGTATTACCCGCCGTCTCGTTTAAAACTAGCGCTCACTTACTTATATACATCCCCAGGGATACCGAATTTTTATTACGGAACTGAAATCGCATTAGATGGAGGGGATGCTCCAGATAATAGACGATTAATGGATTTCAAATCGGATGAAAAGTTTATGCAGCATATAACGAAGCTAGGTGAACTTAGACAAGCGAGACCATCTTTACGACGCGGTACGTTTGAACTTCTATATGATAAAGATGGAATGAGTATACTAAAAAGAAAGTATAAAGACGAAGTAACATTAGTAGCGATTAATAATACGAAAGAAACGCAAAAAGTTTCCTTACCTGTAAGTGCAATTGGTGATAAACAAGAGTTAAGAGGATTGTTAGAAGACGAAATTATAAGAGAAGAAAACGGAAAATTTTACCTTGTTTTAAAGCGCGAAGAGTCGAATGTGTATAAAGTTAGCGAAGAAACTGGTGTGAATTGGTTATTTATCTCCTTAATAGTCGGTGTGAATGTATTGTTTATTGCATTTTTAATTGTGGTTAAAAAGAGGAGGAAATGAGGGGGCTCTCTTTTGTGCTAAATTGATAGTTTATGATGAGGTGAGATGTTTGAGAAAAAGAAGTGGTTCGCTCTATGTTTATCCCGCTATTTGTGGGCAGTAAAACTCCCACCTCAAAATGCGGCTGGAGCAAAGAAGTTAGGTGGGAGATCAACTGCCCGTAAACGCCCGATTGGTGCGGGCTAATAATCAGTGGGGATGAACAAAACCCCCACTGATTAAAGTTTCACTGTATGTCTTCTTATCGTATTCGTAAGTTTGCATTTTTGGGACAACGGTGACGATGGGGAATTTGTTCGGTGGGGCGATAGTGTTCATTCTGTTGATACAGCGGTTCTTAAGCGAAGTAATATTAAATACAAAGTTGAAAATGATAAAGTTTATATTCCAGAAAAATCATTTGATAAAGCGATAATGTGTTGCTCTTAAAAATGTGTACAACTTAAAATGTTATAACCCTTAATAAGTAAAAAACTCCTCTAATGAGAGGAGTTTTCTTTTTAGCGATAGTTAATGAACTGTACGTCGATTGGTAAGTCAACGCTGCGAACGGCTGCGATTACTGCTTGTAAGTCATCACGGCTTTTCGCTGTTACGCGTACTTGGTCATCTTGCACTTGTGTTTTCACTTTTAATTTCATTTCTTTAATGATGTTGTTGATTTTTTTCGCGTTATCTTTATCGATACCTTGTTGCAGAGTTGCACGTTGGCGAACAGTGTTACCAGATGCAGCCTCAACTTTTCCGTAGTCCAAGTTTTTAATTGGAACGTTACGTTTTACAAGTTTAGAAATTAGAACGTCTTTTACTTGGTCTAATTTGAACTCGTCATCAGAAGTTAAAACAAGTACTTCTTTTTCTAATTTAATATCACTTTTACTACCTTTAAAGTCATATCGGTTTTGGATTTCCTTTAATGCGATGTTAATTGCGTTTGTTACTTCAGGTAATTCTACTTTCGAAACGATGTCAAAAGAACTGTCTTTTGCCATAGTTAGCACCTCCAAATAAATTTCTATCTTTTAATGCACCTAAATAGGCTATGTAATATACATATTAAAGTATAGCGGAAAATACATCGATTAGATAGAGTGTTGCAACTTAAGTGTTTTGACGGATCATCCGTAGGGTAATATAGTCCTATAGATAAAGTCTTTATTTAATTATAGTGAATTTTGGGCAGTTGGACAAATAAAGGAAAAATCGTGTTATAATTAACTTTTGTTTGGAATGATAAAAAAGATAACTTTATATATATAGAAGGGAATTAAAAAATATGTATTTGCAATTAGGATCGATTGAACAGGTAACTGTTTTACGCGAAACGGAAATCGGATATATGGTTGGAAACGAAGAGGAAGAAATCTTCCTACATAAAAACGAATTAGCTGGAGAAATTGCAGAAGGCGATACGATTGATGTATTCTTATACCTTGATCACCAAAATCGTATTTCAGCAACAATGAAGGAACCAATTATTACAACACATGATTGGAATTGGGTAAAGGTTGTAGAAGTTATTCCTAGTTTAGGTGTGTTTGTTGATATTGGTGTATCAAAAGATATACTAATTCCACTTGATGAGTTTCCAATTTATATGCCAGTATGGCCTCAGGAAGGCGACGAATTATATTGTACGTTAAAATTAACGAATCGTGATCGTTTAATTGCTCTTCCGGCAAGAGACAGTGATATGCAAGAAATTATCGTAGATGCAACGCCATCTATGCGTAATAAAAATGTAAATGGACGTGTGTATCGCTCACTTCAAGTTGGTTCATTCATACTAACTGACGAGCATTTCCGTGCTTTCTTACACCATACAGAAAGAAAAGAACAAGTCCGCATCGGTGAGCGCGTAACAGGCCGTATCATTGACGTGAAAGATGACGGTACAATCAACATTTCACTTCTTCCTCGTAAAGAAGAAGGAATGGAAGATGATGCAGCAGTACTTTATGCATATATGGAAGAACGAGGCGGAGCGATGCCGTTTTGGGATAAGAGCAACCCAGAAGACATTAAAGAACGTTTCAATATGAGTAAAGCTGCCTTTAAGCGTGCACTTGGTAAACTGATGAAAGAAGAAAAGATTTACCAAGAAGAAGGCTGGACTTACTTTAAAAAATAAAGTGAATGAAAAAGATCTATTTTTCTCTAGTTTGTTAGGAGGAAAATAGGTCTTTTTTTATTTCATTTTTTTGTAAAAAAAGACAAATTAATTGAAAATTAGATATTTTCTTGATATTATTCGAATTGTTGGGGATTATTTTAAAAAAGGAGAAGTTTCTTCTAGTTTCAATCCTATTACAAATAGTAGTGTAGAGAATGTAACGGAACAAGGATGTATTCCTGGATGGATTCGAGGAGACGGGACAAGTTGTGATCCAAAAGATGTTTCTCATCAGGAAAGTTTTACAGGAGGTTCATCTATTTTATTAGAGCGTAGCCAATACGGTGGTTCAAATATAGGATATGGTCAGCATATAGACTTAAATCAGAAAAAGGCAGAAACATTAACGCTAACAGGAATGTCTAAATCTGAAAATGTAGAAAATGATGCTACAGATAAATTATCTAGAG
This Bacillus mycoides DNA region includes the following protein-coding sequences:
- a CDS encoding YisL family protein, translated to MVHMHITAWALGLILFFVAYSLYSAGRKGKGVHMGLRLMYIIIIVTGFMLYMSIVKTATGSMHMWYGMKMLAGILVIGGMEMVLVKMSKNKATGAVWGLFIVALVAVFYLGLKLPIGWKVF
- a CDS encoding DUF2777 domain-containing protein is translated as MVQRKHILYNQPRAHTVGNVEYINNEWVFFDDENDEAFLLEDIAEDGFEILYNNNWLPARFYEQDILQIANEQHSLQNGEMIRIRKKLLLSYNEWLEELPDSVFTLLTESLQSLNYSLYDCMYCHNYLSFLPKDEACEGVNILLFDNDEMICTLQHHFVRHSSSNKNILRFTKVNGEELHLDAT
- the asnB gene encoding asparagine synthase (glutamine-hydrolyzing), which encodes MCGITGWVDYKRSLEGERDIVTKMAETLAKRGPDDNKVWIKGNVAFGHKRLIVVDPEGGKQPMTCLKDETSYAICYNGELYNTEDIRKELLRRGYTFKGHSDTEVLLASYIEWKEECVDHLNGIYAFAVWDEKNERVFIARDRLGVKPLFYKYDSGRLLFGSELKAILAHPDVKAEVTLEGLSEIFGLGPSRTPGHGIYAGIQELRPGHAMTFSKDGLCIWRYWNVESKKHEDSFEETVEKTRFLLQDAITRQLVSDVPLCAFLSGGVDSSAITAIAAKEYERSGKGQLHTYSVDYEDNEKYFKANAFQPNSDAPFINLMTETFQTIHHRCVISNEQLAQYLTEAVLVRDLPGMADIDSSLLWFCREIKQDFVVGLSGECADEIFGGYPWFYREDDLQSSAFPWMRSTEAREQLLKKEWRNKLNLQQYVQQRYEESIQEVPILEGESPLEAKRRQLFYLNMVWFMTTLLDRKDRMSMGASLEVRVPFADHRLVEYAWNIPWEMKMYKNREKGLLRKALEGLLPNDILYRKKSPYPKTHNPHYTKAVTVWLQDLLTDKGSILHELFDKEQLSGLIESGGSAFRTPWFGQLMTGPQLLAHLAQIHVWFKEYGVNIKE
- the katB gene encoding catalase KatB (Bacillus. Distinguish from KatB from KatA.); translated protein: MNPNNRLTTNQGAPVGDNQNSRTAGRRGPVLLEDYHLVEKLAHFDRERIPERVVHARGAGAHGVFVTKNSMKQYTKAAFLQNEGTETPVFVRFSTVIHGQGSPETARDPRGFAVKFYTEEGNYDIVGNHLPVFFIRDAIKFPDMVHSLKPAPDTNVQTPDRYWDFMTLTPESTHMMTWVFSDYGTPANYREMEGFGVHSFKWINAEGKIVYIKYHWKPQQGVRNLSAKEVQEVQGKDFNHATRDLFDAIEKGNYPKWDLHVQVMQLDETDSLDFDPLDPTKVWPEDRFPLIEVGTMTLNRNPKNFFAEVEQVAFSPSATVTGIEPSEDKLLQGRLFSYPDTQRYRLGANYLQIPVNCPYAAVRNQQRDGAMQVDQNPSTINYEPSRHTENPVEDPAYRDSTMKVEGYVSREKIEKPNDFKQAGERYRSFSKEEQDNLIANLTNDLKDVNERTKLLAVCNFFRADQEYGMRLAQALNVDITQYVGNTPK
- a CDS encoding ammonium transporter encodes the protein MNTGDTVFIFVTTVMVMLMTPGLALFYGGMVRSKNVLSTTMHSYSAMAIVSIQWIVIGYSLSFGPDWHGLIGNLDWFGLNGVTYAPNPDYSSTIPHNLFMMFQLMFAILTPALISGAFAERMRFSAFLIFILLWTTIVYNPVAHWVWGVGGWLRELGALDFAGGNVVHITSGVAGLVLAIFLGKRKNISGTSPHHLPFTMLGAGLLWFGWFGFNVGSALSLNDVALTAFINTNIAAAASALTWMLSEWFFQSKPTAMGAACGVVSGLVAITPACGFVTPFSALLIGAIGGILCFGAVFFLKNKFGYDDTLDAFGCHGIGGTWGGIATGLFATTTVNGDGANGLFYGNAALLFKQLVAIGATYAFTIIMTYAIIKAINFFLPVRVDEHEEQMGLDISMHGEKAYEYTERVN
- a CDS encoding alpha-amylase family glycosyl hydrolase; amino-acid sequence: MRFVLKIGIIFLQLEVWGMRVKKIWTKELFICFCLAVILFVPVHTFAEEKREWRDEVIYSIMTDRFNNGEPKNDKQLDVGNLEGYQGGDIRGIIKRLDYIKEMGFTTIMLSPLFESEKYDGLGVQNFQKVNEHFGTENDVKELVNEAHQKGMKVVFQFPYEENEQRLIDSMKWWIKEVDLDGSYVIHSEKKPRTFWDEVQKDLQKVKKDFRIMTKEDNEYYKKIVESFSKADMSVKPLYDVSGREEEFATFLDNQETKRFARIAKENMYYPPSRLKLALTYLYTSPGIPNFYYGTEIALDGGDAPDNRRLMDFKSDEKFMQHITKLGELRQARPSLRRGTFELLYDKDGMSILKRKYKDEVTLVAINNTKETQKVSLPVSAIGDKQELRGLLEDEIIREENGKFYLVLKREESNVYKVSEETGVNWLFISLIVGVNVLFIAFLIVVKKRRK
- a CDS encoding YajQ family cyclic di-GMP-binding protein; its protein translation is MAKDSSFDIVSKVELPEVTNAINIALKEIQNRYDFKGSKSDIKLEKEVLVLTSDDEFKLDQVKDVLISKLVKRNVPIKNLDYGKVEAASGNTVRQRATLQQGIDKDNAKKINNIIKEMKLKVKTQVQDDQVRVTAKSRDDLQAVIAAVRSVDLPIDVQFINYR
- a CDS encoding CvfB family protein — translated: MYLQLGSIEQVTVLRETEIGYMVGNEEEEIFLHKNELAGEIAEGDTIDVFLYLDHQNRISATMKEPIITTHDWNWVKVVEVIPSLGVFVDIGVSKDILIPLDEFPIYMPVWPQEGDELYCTLKLTNRDRLIALPARDSDMQEIIVDATPSMRNKNVNGRVYRSLQVGSFILTDEHFRAFLHHTERKEQVRIGERVTGRIIDVKDDGTINISLLPRKEEGMEDDAAVLYAYMEERGGAMPFWDKSNPEDIKERFNMSKAAFKRALGKLMKEEKIYQEEGWTYFKK